AGCTGCCGCGCGTTTCGCCCATGAGCGCGTGCGTCTGCCGGGCGACCTCGTGAATCTGGGGACGAGCCTCGCCTTGAACTCCTCCAGGGTGCCACCACGAGCCAGAGTCTTCGCTTCATGTGGACACCCCCTCGACTGGCTGTTGAAGGTGAGGCGTGTCGCCAAGCCGATGGAGTCCGTATCCCCCCGCTGTGACGCGAGGGGAGAAGCAGCCGAGAGCCTACTTCGCTCGATGCTGCACGACCGGGAAGTCAATCTCTGTCTTCGCCACCTCGTTCACGTAGTTGGTGAGCGTGTTGAGCGCCACGTGCAGGACGATTTCGATTACCTGCCCATCGCTGTAACCCGCTGCCTTGACCGCCTGCACGTCCGCGTCGGTGACGTGGCCGCGCTCACGGGTGACCTGGGTGGCGAAGCGCACGGCGGCGGCGGCCATCGCGTCCATCGAGCCGCCCTCACGGTTCGCCGCCAGCTCCGCGTCATCCAGCCTGGCCAGGTTCTTGCCCAGGTAGGTGTGCGCGGAGAGGCAGTAGTCGCAGCCGTGGAGCTCCGCGACAGCCATCGCAATGCGTTCGCGGGTGCGGGCATCGAGCTGGCCCTTTCCAAGCGCCCCATTGAGTCCAAGGTAGCCCTCGAGGGCGGCGGGGCTGTTCGCGACGACGCGGAACAGGTTGGGCGCGACGCCGAGCTGCTTCTTGACCGCCTCGAGCAGGGGCTGAGCCGCGGCAGGGGACGCTTCGATGGAGGCCGGAGTAGGGATGCGCGACATGGGGAGCTTCCTTTCGGGTGGGGGGCGGAGCCATTCGTCCGCCGCCCCAACAACGTGCCCCCTCCCGAGCACTGCAACAATCCTGCTCCTTGACACTTCACTGTTTCAGCTCTTGCAATAATGAAATGGACCGCCTTGATGCCATGGCCGCCTTCGTGGCGGTCGCCGAACATCGTGGCTTCGCTCACGCCGCGCGCCGCCTGGGACTGTCACCCTCTGCCGTCACACGGCTCGTCGCCGCGCTCGAGGAGCGGCTGTCGATCCGCCTGCTCCAGCGCACGACGCGTTCGGTGACGTTGACCGATGCGGGCGCCCGCTATCTGGAGCGCGCCCGCCGCATCCTCGCGGAGGTCGAAGAAGCGGAGGACGCGGCTCAAGAAGAGCGAACCGTACCGAAGGGCCGCTTCGTACTCACGGCACCAGACCTCTTCGGCCGGCTCAACGTCGCTCCACTCATGAGCACGTTCTTGTCACGCCATCCGGGCGTGATGGGTGAGTTGCTCCTGTCGGACCGCACGGTGAACCTGGTCGAAGAGGGAGTGGACGCGGCGGTTCGGATCGGCGTGCTCGCCGACTCGAGCCTCTTTGCCCGCAAGGTCGGGGAGACCCGACGCGTCGTCGTTGCTTCGCCGGAATACCTTGCTCAGCGCAAGAAGCCTCAGCTGCCCGGTGACGTCGCATCACACGACGTCATCCTGTTCACCGGGCTCAATCCCACACCCGAGTGGCGCTTTTCTCGTGACGGCCGCTTGAGCCACGTCTCGTTCACGCCCACCTTCGTGACGAATAGCGCCGATGCGGCGCTCGCTCACACGGAGCGCGGCCACGGACTGACGATGCTGCTCGCGTATCAAGTCGCCGAGTCCGTACGAGCGGGGCGGCTCAAGGTCGTACTCTCGAAGTTCGAGCCGCCGCCCTTGCCAATCCACCTCGTCTATCCAACCTCCCGGTTGCTCTCCGCCAAGGTCCGGGCCTTCGTCGACCTGGCCGTATCGACGTGCAACTGGCACTTCGTCAATCTCTGAGTCTCACCGAGCCGCGCTGGTGTGTCTCACCTTGATGGGCTGTGGTGATGGAACCGTCGACACTCGGGACCCTCATGTTCCAACCCCCTGCGCAAGGGCTGACGTGGTTATCCGGATTTCAATGGTTGCGCCCTATACTGCGCGCGGCTTGCTCCGGGCGGGTAGGGCGGTGGCGTGGGACGGGGCGGGCCTTTCCCCCAGCAACGAGGCCAGCTCATGCGTCGTTCCCCGAAGTCCCTCTGGCTGTTCCCCGCGCTCCTCCTGGGCGCCTGTTCCCCGACGGAAACTCCCGTGGACGCGGAGCCCTCCGCCCCCGACACCGTGACGCAGGGCGTGCTCCATGCGCCCCCCGCGCCGGCCAGCGGCAACATCCTCGACAGCACCACGTACATGGGCCAGGTGGCCGTGCCCGGCTCGGTGCAGACGCGCTTCACGATGAACCCGCAGTACTTCTCCTTCGCCATCACCGTCAGCGCCGGCTCGCAGGCGAAGCTGGAGGTGACGCACCTGGGCAGCAGCATGTACCTGGACACGGGCCTCTTCGTGTACGGCCCGAAGAACGCCAGCGGCAGCTATGGCACCGCCGTGCTGGCGCAGGACGACGAGTCCGGCTACGGCCAGCTCAGCAAGCTCGCCTCGGTGGCGTTCGCCCAGGGCGGTGAGTACCTCGTCGTCGTCAGCACCGGCACGGGCGCGGGCAAGCAGTTCCGCCTCCAGGTCGACTGTCTCAGCGGCACCTGCAACCCGGTGGACCCGTCCGTGTACGCCACCTGTGACACGGCCCGCGTGGGGCCGTTCGTCGAGGAGTGCATGTCCCACTGGAACGCCGAGGGCGTCCCCACCGCCGAGGCCTTCTCGCGGTGCTTCGGCGCGGATGACTCGCACGCCATCTACGAGGGCAACTGCTACGCCGGGAACCCCTTCAAGCCCGCGTGGTGCGCGGGCGGCGAGCCCGCGTGGACGCAGTGGATGTGGCCGAAGTGCCTGGACTTCTACTCCATCGACTACGGCTTGTACTCGCTGAGCCTCAGCTCCCAGCCGTTGAGCGCGGGCCTCCAGTCGGAGCTGGCGGCCATCAACACCGCCTGCGGCCAGAACACCCTGTGTCAGGGCGCGGCCCACGGTTACTACTTCGCGTGGAACCACGCCGCGCCGCCGAGCCTGGACAAGGCCGTGGAAGCGGTGGCCTCCTTCTTCCAGAGCAACGCGCTCTACGGTGCGCCCCTGGAGGCCATGAGCTACGCGGACTTCGCCCAGTACCGCCTGCGGTCCCAGTTCACGTCGTTGGCCCCGGATCTGCTCAACGAGTACAGCAACGGCACGGAGAACGTGCAGGTGGGCGGCTACCGGTATGCGCGGATGATGTGGCCGGACGCGTGCATGGTTTGGGAGCTGGACGTCATCTTCTTCCCGGAGTCGCACCGCGTGCTGGTGTTCGAGGAGCAGTACAGCCAGGACTGCTGACGGCCGGACGCCCCCGCCGGAAGCAGGCGGTGCCTGCTTCCGGTGGAGTGGGTCACACGCTCGAGAGCCGCGCTTGTAGCCGGTCGAGGACCTGCTCGTTGGCGGTTCCGCTGAGGGGACGCATCTTCGCGGCGACCTCGGGACTTTCGAACTCCTGGACCCAGGACAGGTGTGTCTGGTCACCACGAGCGGTCAGTGTCACTGTTAGCGAGTACCAGGGCTTTACGACGTGCTCGAGCACGATCCTGGTATCGGGCTGAATCTCCCGGAACACACTCTCGTTGGGGTAGTTGGCACCATTCGGGCCGTGCATCACAAAGACCCACCGCCCGCCGGGTTTGAACTCGAACTGCTCGAACGTGTTCGTGAAATCATTCGGCCCCCACCATCGGGCCAGTTGATCCGGTTGCTCGAACGCGGCGAATACCTTTCGCGGGTTCGAGGACAGTACCCGCTCGGTGCTGACGGCAGCGTTCGGGTTGTTCGCTTGGGACATCGGCAACTCCCTCAAGAAGTCGGAACTCGCGCCGGTTTGTGGCCGGCCACCTACGCTACCGCGCCCTCGACCTGGGCAGAGCTGGAACGGAGACGACGTCTTCGAGCCCCGCGGCCTCCCCGGCGTCAGGGTGGTCTCCCAGCGCTTCGCCCGCCTCGTCACCGAGCACGGGCTGACCCACATGGACCTCATCCCCACCGAGCGCTACGTCTGGGACCCGCTGCGGCGCTTCACCCAGCCCACGGGGGCGTAGCCCTTCGGGTATTCACACCCTTCACCGCGCTAAGAATCATGCCATGTCTGGAGTTGGACGGGGCCAGACTGGAATAAATGGCAGACGCGGTGAATCTCTGTTGTGGGTTCGACTTTGACTCAGCGTGCAATCGCCCTGTCCACTTCTCTCCTGGGGCCTCGTACCCAGGGTGCATGCCCACCATCCGATAAGGGTGGTTTCACGACGAGGCATGCATGTCTCAAGAGCGCAGGGATGTGAGAGTCTGGAAGCGCCAGTCGGTCTGGTTGCTGGGCGCCGTGCTGGCCGTCAGTGGTTGTTCCAAGGCGACATCGCCCGAGGACGCCCTGGGCGGACCTGTCTCCCAGACGGAGGCGGGGGCCGGGGTGGGCGAGAGCAAGACCTCGTCGCTCAGTGAGCTGCCCCGGGTGGAGGGCGCGTCAACCGTCAAGACCTTCGCCCAGCGGCTGGAGCAGGTCACGCCCCTCAAGGAGACGACGGCCATCCACGTGAAGCTGGCGCCCCCGGCCAACCCCGCGCTGAAGGACAGTCTGGTGCGCGTCGTGGGAGACCCGAAGGACCCCGTGGTCCTGTTCAGCTCCGATGCCCTGGCCTCGCTGGGCCGCATTCCCAAGAGCCCTGGCCCCGGGTTCTTCACGCTCTTCTCGTCGCTGACGGACTCGGAGCTGGACCGCCGGACGAACAGTGAGAAGGAGGTGGCGGAAGGCAAGTTCGGCGAGATAACCAGGGAGACCGTCCTCTTCAACGGCCGCCACCCGGCCGCCCGCTTCGAGGGCCTCGCGCTGGAGGCCCAGGCCTTCCGGGGCGGCGGCATGGTGCCCATCGCCAACTGTCCGGCGATGCCCGCCACCACGCAGAACGTCTGGGACAAGGCGCTGCTCATCCGCGACCCGGCCGTGGTGCAGGACCCGACGCGCACGTGGGACCCCTGCACCGGCGCCGGCACACAGGGCGGCAAGTGGACATTCTCCCACCTCCTCAAGGAGATGGCGCAGGACTCGGGCACCACGGCCGAGGACTTCGTCCTGAAGTGGCTGTCCCACTGGCTCAATGACTACACCGTCAATGGCGACACGGTGCAGGCGCGCCAGGCCATGTTCACCGAGGTCATCCAACCCTGGGCC
This region of Pyxidicoccus trucidator genomic DNA includes:
- a CDS encoding carboxymuconolactone decarboxylase family protein, whose amino-acid sequence is MSRIPTPASIEASPAAAQPLLEAVKKQLGVAPNLFRVVANSPAALEGYLGLNGALGKGQLDARTRERIAMAVAELHGCDYCLSAHTYLGKNLARLDDAELAANREGGSMDAMAAAAVRFATQVTRERGHVTDADVQAVKAAGYSDGQVIEIVLHVALNTLTNYVNEVAKTEIDFPVVQHRAK
- a CDS encoding LysR family transcriptional regulator, yielding MDRLDAMAAFVAVAEHRGFAHAARRLGLSPSAVTRLVAALEERLSIRLLQRTTRSVTLTDAGARYLERARRILAEVEEAEDAAQEERTVPKGRFVLTAPDLFGRLNVAPLMSTFLSRHPGVMGELLLSDRTVNLVEEGVDAAVRIGVLADSSLFARKVGETRRVVVASPEYLAQRKKPQLPGDVASHDVILFTGLNPTPEWRFSRDGRLSHVSFTPTFVTNSADAALAHTERGHGLTMLLAYQVAESVRAGRLKVVLSKFEPPPLPIHLVYPTSRLLSAKVRAFVDLAVSTCNWHFVNL
- a CDS encoding SRPBCC domain-containing protein, whose protein sequence is MSQANNPNAAVSTERVLSSNPRKVFAAFEQPDQLARWWGPNDFTNTFEQFEFKPGGRWVFVMHGPNGANYPNESVFREIQPDTRIVLEHVVKPWYSLTVTLTARGDQTHLSWVQEFESPEVAAKMRPLSGTANEQVLDRLQARLSSV